The sequence AGCGACGAGATTTATCGGCTGTTTTGTTATGACGCGCCGTTTGTCTCTCCGGCTCGGTTTAATCCGCACACGATCGTGATTGACGGCTTTTCAAAATCCCACGGCATGACCGGTTGGCGGGTCGGCTGGATTCATGGGCCAAGCGCGGTCATCGAACAAATGCTCAAGATGCAGCAGTTTACGTTTGTCTGTGCGCCGCAGCCATTGCAATGGGGGGCATTGACCGCCCTGGATACGGATATGTCGCCGCAAATTGCCGCCTATCGCGGAAAGCGGGATCTCATCTACGACGGGCTGCGCGAACATTATCAAGTGGCAAAACCGGGGGGCGCGTTTTATATCTTTCCACGGATTCCCTCTGGCCCAGCCGCGCCGTGGCGCAACGCGGCCGAATTTGTGGAACAGGCCATCGAGCGCGAGCTTTTAATAATCCCAGGCCACATCTTTAGCCGCCATGCGGACCACTTTCGCATTTCTTACGCGGCGGACGAACGCACACTGACGCGGGGAATCGCCGTGTTGCAAGAGTTGGCAAAAGTGGCGGGTGGGTAGGTAGTGGAACTTGCCAAAGTTCCGTTGCCGTAGTGGATATTGCAAATAGTCTCGTGCAGTAATTATGTAAATTTGCAACCGAACTTTCATCAGAATTCTTGCGAATTCTGCTACGGCATGTCAGTAGACACGGCGGAACGAGTTTCGCCCTACGCATCCTACCTCCGGACCGTTCCTGATGCGGCGGGTGGCACAAAGGGGTTGGCTACTGATTGCACAGCCGCGGGATTAAACAGGGGTGTTTCGCTAGACCACTTGGATAGCGGGGAGTTTGTCGCGGGAGGAATTGGCCGGGCCGACTCCCCTAACGATATTTCCAGGGGAACACGCGCGGTGGATGACTCTGTTCCTTCGCGGATCGGTCGCACCTCGCGTAAATGCCCCTTCGGATTCGCTTTTTCCAGCGAGATCGGCGCGGTGGAGGCGCTCACGCCCACGTTACCCGCCGCGTCGCGAACTTCCAGCTTGAGGTAAATCTGATCGGGGGTTTGCAGATCATATCGCCAAGTGTAACGTCCTGTGTTCTCGAGTCCCGCCGCGATGGTCGTCCACGGGCCGTTAGCGGTCGAGGCCCACCACAGGCTGACCGGTCGCGACGCCAGATAAGAGTCACCGGCTTGCCAGGTAATGGCCACCTCTCCTGTGGCCCCCCCCGTGCCAATCTCGGCATTGAGCAGTTTAACCGCCGGGGGGGTCAAATCCACGCCAATCACCATTTCCGGTGGATCGTTGGGCTGGGGTGGTCGCGGTTGGGGGCCGCCAGCGCTTTGCACCGTGATGCGATAGCCATAAGTTCCTTCCTCGGTCACGCTGGTGCGAATGGGCGTGCGATTATCGGGGTCGACGCCGACGCTCGTCCAGGTTTTGCCGTTGTCGCGGGTCATCCACAGTTCCACCCGTGCAATTCCCGCCACGCCGACCTGGTCCAGTTCGTAATCCCATTCAAAGACTTTGGCGTTGACCAGGGGAACGGGATTTGCGGCGGCTGGCTGCGGACTGACTAAAGGATTGCCAGTGCTGGGAAGAGTCGCCAGGCCTGTTGTTGGCTGTTGTGCGCTGCCAGTAGTGACAAGTGGTGGCTTGGCGGCGGCGGTGGGTAAGGCGTTTGCCGATGGTGCGGCGGGCGGTGTACTCCATTGGGGGCCGGGGACTTGTTTGATATTTGCCGCAGTGGAAGGGGGGATGTTGCCCAAGGTGTTGCTACTTAAAAACGCGGGAGGCTCACTTCCCGGGCCTAATAACAACGGGCCGCTCGTTTCCGCAGGGGCCAATCGCATGCCATTGGCGGTTTTGCCGGTGGAACCGGCGCTGGCTGACGCTGGGATTGAAGGTTCCGCGAATGGGGCCAGGACGTTGCTGCCGCTGGTGGGAGCTGTGGATGGTAACACCGCCGGGCTATTTGCAGCGATCGGCGATTGTGCAGCTAACGAGGTTGACGATGAAGCGAGCTGTGCTGCTGGCGACGCGTTGGATTTGCTGTTGGTGGCAGTGACCGCTGGCGTGTTGGTGTTGCTGGTTACCGTGGCCGCTGGGGTTGTTCCCCCCCCTGCCCCATTCAGTCGCAATTGCGTGGCCGCTAGATTTCCCGCGCGGTCTTTTACCTCGGCCCGGATCAGTAGTTCAACCCCTGGCTGCCCCTGGGTCCAAAACGTGGTCAGCCCCCGCGCGGGCGATGCCGTCCCTGTTGTGCGCGGCCGGTCAAAGGCCACATCGCGCCATTCCGTATCACCTAGGTACTGATATTGCAGTGACAATGATTCCGCCACCAAAAACGGGTCGGCGAGTTCCCAGCGAACTTGAATTTCTCCCGCCGCGCCGCGCTCGGCGCTGGCTTGCAGCTTGGGCGGCTCGGAATCGACAATCACCCTCAGTTCGGGGCCTTGCTTTCCTCCGCGCAGTTGGCCCTGGCGATCAACCGTGCGAATGGCAAACAGATATTCGCCATCGCGCGGCGCGCGAAACACAAACTCCCCTTTGCGGGATTCTGGCTGGCTCGCCAGCTTGACCGCGTCCGCCACTTGCCAGGATTTGGCCCCGTCGGCGCTCACAAACAGGCGAATCTCTTGGATTTGCTCGTTCAGATTTTGCGTAATGGGAACCGTGTAGGGGATGGAAAACGAATTTTGGCGGGTCATAATGGGAGCCGGCAGGGACGCGCCGTCCCCGGGCGCCGCGGCTCCCGTGGAGCACAGCAGACCGATCGCCAGCAGACAAAACATTCCCCCCGCAACAACGCGCATGTCCAATTATCTGGTTAAAGTGCCAAATTGCCGCAAATGCTGGACCTTAATCGTGGTATCGACGACGCGGAACATACCGCTTGAAGCGTTCGGCGGCGGCAATCCCCCTACAAATAGCTTTCGTGGCGGACTTTGACGATTACCAAGCCTGGGGAACGAGATTGTGGGATTACGGTTGTGTGCTAGCGTTTGCCGGGATGAGCGGGCTTGTCATTTTTGTAAGATTTTAGCCAATCGAAATGATAAGAATTAAACCGGACACTAGCGCGTAGCGGCTGATGGTTTATACAATAACGGTGACGAAATCAGCCGTCGGGCGCTAGCCCACGGTTGCTGTGTCGTGAACAGCTAAGCAGTTGTCATTTTTTACTTTGGAAATGTCGTATGAGCGCTGATTTAACCCGCTTGCTCAACAGCGGCATCGTGGCTGTTATCCGGACGGATTCGCCGGATAAGGTCCTGGCCACGACGGAGGCGCTGCTAGCAGGGGGAGTGGAAGCCGTGGAGGTGACCTTTACGGTCCCCGCGGCACACCGCGTCCTAGAGGAGGTTCGTGAACAACTGGGAGACCGCGTGCTATTGGGGGCGGGGACGGTCCTCGATGCCGAGACCGCCCGCGTCGCCATCCTTTCTGGCGCGCGGTTTATTGTTTCCCCCTGTGTCAATCTGGCGACGATTGAACTGTGCCGTCGCTACGGCGTCTTGGTGCTGCCAGGGGCTCTTACCCCGACAGAGGTCCTCACCGCCTGGCAGGCCGGAGCGGACATCGTCAAAATCTTTCCCAGTGAATTGACCGGTCCCGCTTATTTAAAAGCCCTGCGCGGCCCCTTGCCCCAAGTGCGACTGATGCCCACGGGGGGCGTGAACCTGCAAACCGCAGGGGAGTTCTTGCGCGCGGGGGCGTGTGCGCTGGGGATTGGCGGCTCGCTAGTCGATCCGCGGGCCATGGCCGAGGGAAATTATGCGCAGATCACCGCGCTGGCGCGGCGGTATGTGGAGATTTTTCGGGAATTTTGTGCATGACAACAACTAATTGAACCCCCCTTAGAGAGCCCACGCCGCATGGACGCCAACCACCCCGAACTGGACTCGCCCGTTACCGCCCATATGCGCGTCCGTTTTGCCAGCCTGACCGCCGGCGAAAACGTGGGCCAGGCGCTCAACCGGCTGCGGGCCGAACCGCCCAGCGAGCGGATCTTGTACCTGTATGTGCTGGATGACCAGCGGCGGATCGTCGGCGTGATACCCGTGCGGCGGCTGTTGACCAGTTCGCTGGAAACGCCCCTCACGGCGATCATGGTTCAGCCGGTGATTGCCATCCCCGACACGGCCACCCTGCTCGAGGCGTGCGAGTTTTTCCTGCTGCACCGATTGCTGGCGTTCCCCATCATCAATGACCAAAAGCAAATGGTCGGGCTGGTCGATGTCGAGCTGTTTGCCGCGGAACTAAACGACCTGGAAGAACGCTCCCGCACCGATGATCTGTTTCAGCTGATCGGCGTGCAGGTCTCGGCCGCGCGCGGCAACTCCGCCTGGGCCGGTTATCTGGCGCGGTTTCCGTGGCTTATCTGCAATATTGTGGGTGGTCTGTTGGCAGCGGTGGTGTCCTGGCTTTTTGCCGCCGATCTAGAGCGCACCGTCGCCCTGGCCCTCTTTGTGCCGGTGGTGCTGGCCCTGGCGGAATCCGTCAGTGTCCAATCCGTCAGTCTGGCCCTACAATTAGTTCCCGCCGCTGGATGGGATTGGCAAAAGTTTTGGGATGCCTTGCGAAAAGAATTTTTGACCGGCGGCCTCTTGGGCATCAGTAGCGGGGCCTGCGTGGGCCTGGCGGCGCTGGCCTGGCTGGGGCATGGGCCTTTGGCGATATTACTGCTAATGACCATCGCCGGATCGATGACCTTTGCGGCGTGGTGGGGCTACACCCTCCCCACGCTCATTCGCATGCTTGACCGCGACCCCAACATTGCCAGCGGGCCGATCGTGCTGGCCAGCGCGGACCTCTTTACGCTGGTGCTGTATTTTAGCCTGGCCCGGTGGTGGCTGTGATACGGGAGACGGGAGGTGGGAGACGGTTATAAAATTCGGCGAGCGGTGGACGTTAGTCCGCCGGTAAGTACCGGAGTAATGAGTGAGGCCCTTAGGAAGCGATTCCGTCGCCGAATGGAATCTGTAGGAGTCAACTCTGTTGACGAATCGTACGTAGCGGCGAGTTCCACTCGCCGTACTATCCGTAGCGGTGAGTTTCACTCGCCATCCTATCCGTAGCGGTGAGTTTTACTCGCCGTACTATCCGTAACTGCGAATTTTACTCGCCATTTTGCTCCTCGTTGCAAGTTCCGCTCGTCGAACAGGTTTTGGCAGTTGAGAAGCCGCGACGCGTAGCTCCGGAGGAGCGGCAGCTTTATAGCAATCGACACTCAAAGAACTTGTTCCTGGGCTACACGTTAATAACGGCTGTGACAGTCCCCCCTACCTTAACCCACCTGAGGTGATTTGCGACCGGCCTAGGTCGGGCCGGCCCAGTGGTTTGGTCACGACCTTCGGCAGCGTGGCCAGTGTAAAAAATTTGTAATTTGGTTGCTCACGTTCACGCAGCAGGTCGGCGATGGTCTGGTCTTGCTTTAGGTGGACGATGCCGCCGGGGGGATAGCCACTGGCGGCGGCGCTTTGCCAGATAGTGTTACCATCCAGCGTATAGGTGATTTTGCTGATTTGCGGGGTAAACGAGTAGGTCTCCGACCCGCCAAAGCCAAAACTGCGGTAGGTCACTTCCTCGGTCTTGCCCGCCTCGATGACACAGGTAATCTGACAGGCCGCGGAGGGATCAATCGTGTAGCCATAGCCGGTGAGTTGTTTGGTAAAACGCTCCTCCGCCTGGGCGATGGTTTCGGCATCGCCGATTCCCTGCACATTCAACCCGACACTGGCTCCCGGTTGCAGCCAGTATTCCACGGGGGGCGGTTTGTAGTTGGCGGCCGCTTCCTTGGCCGCTGGATGGGGGATTTGTACCGGCACCACTCCCTGGGTTTGATGTTCCTTGAGCCAAGTCCAGACGCTGCCGTTGCAAAACACGGTCTGTTCGGCGCCGTTATATTCCCATAGGGCCGCTTGCTTGACGGCGTCCACGCACAGCGTGTTGCCGATCAGCACATGGCTGTCGCTGGTCCACAGGAGTTTATTTTGATGATGAATGGGAAAGAGCTTAGTCTCGCGCAGGATATTGCCGCTGGCTAGATCGGCAATTTGCAGCACCAGGCGGCTGTTATCGTTGCCGTCGTTAGCTCCGCCGGAGGTCAAGAGCATGGCCAGTTGCTTGCCGTTTTGGCTAAAGGCGAGCGCCTCGACGGTTTGGCCCTCTAGCTTTTTCCTCGCGACCACTTTTTCATCCACCACGTCAATGATGCCCAGGAACGCGTCCTGCGCGACGGCAATGTAGCGCTGATCCGGACTGATAGCCGGCTTTCCGCCGCGCAAGTCCTTGATTTGCCAGAGAGGCTGCATCGTTTTGAGATCCCACAGCACCACCCGTCCCCATCCACCACCGGTTAAGACGCGATCCGCGCCGACATACGCGCCCCATTTTACCTCGGCGTTCCAATCGTCTTTGTTCTCTCCGCTGGGCCAGCTATTGGTCCGTTCCACCCCTTTAGCTCCTAAATTCCAGGTTTCCAGCAGGAATGGAAGCTCGCGATTGTGTTGATCGCCCGGCTTGCCCGACATTAATACTTGTTGACCATCGGGACTGAGAGCGAGCAATTGCCAATTGCCTGTATTGTATCCCTCGCCCAGCGGTTTACTGGCTGCCAAGTCCAAGAGCAGCAACCGCGTCACCGGGCCTTTGCCGCCGGGGGGATCATTGACATAGCCCAGCATTCCCCGCTGACTCTTCGTCGAGACGACAAAGTTATTTACCCGCTCAAAAAACTCATCCTTTTTGGGCGTGGTGTTAATCGCCTTGGGCTTTGAACTGGCGGGGGGGACATCAACCGGTTTGACGGTCAGTTGCCATTGGTCCGACTCGCTACGGAGGGAAATCTCTTTTAGACCGAACCACTTGGGCGCGCCGGTGCGAACACTCGCGGAGGGGGCCACGGAAGAAGCGTCCGTAGTGGCGGGCGTGGCTGATGAATCATTTGCCACGGAGGGCTCATCGACCGACTGAAAGGGGTTTTCCTCGGTCAGGGTGGACAGATACTCTTTGTCAGCGGGGCTTAATTTGGCAAGGGGAATTTTTAACTCTTTGCCGGCGGATGTCTTTAAATGGACAAACCCCGCTTCTTGCTTAACGTAAGTTCCCTGGACTTTGAATTTGCCCGTGGTGTCACTCCACGTGCGCTCCTCGGCGGCTATGAGTAAGCCGAGACGCGCGTAAAGCAGCCAGCAAATGCACGTACAAGCGATTGTAAGCAGTTTGCCTGATTTGCGTGCGAAGGAATGCGTGGGTAAAGAAAACAGTGGCATGGTAGAGAATTCCACAGGGAACCTTGTCTGCGAGAAATTTTTTGCATTATAAAGCAGCGGCTGGCCTAAAATCAAACATATTTGCTAGGGAATATTGCGAATTACCAAGCCGAAGTCCCCCCCGAATGTCGCGTATTTCCTGATAATTCATCGCTACTTTTCTTGTGCCAGTTGCATAAATTCCGCCAGTTTGGCCTCCCACAAATTGGCCATTTCCTTAACGCGTTCGGGCTGTTCTTTTGCTAAATTACGCTCTTCGCCACGGTCGGTGCCTAAATCATATAATTCCCATGGCCCATTTTTTCCCGCTGAAACAATCTTCCAATCGCGCACGCGCAGGGCGCGATTGTTTTGATGAAACCACCACAGGCATTCCCGCGGGATTGGGGCATCTTTTTCAAAAACAGGAAGCAAGCTAGAGCCGGGGGGGACGGGGACTTTTTGGTTATGAATCATGTTTGGCGGGCTAATGCCGGCCGTCGCCAAAAGCGTGGGGACGACATCAATGACATGTCCGACGGCATGGCGTAATTCGCCGCGCGCGGAAATTCCCCGCGGCCAGTGCACGATGAGCGGGGTGGCGATACCCCCTTCGTGGACCCAGCTTTTGTGGCGGCGAAACGGCGTGTTGGCCAGACTGGACCATCCCGGTCCCAGGCATAAAAATGTCGCCCCCGTCCCGCACGCGGCATGCGGATCATGGCCGTCCCCCCGGACTAAAATCTCGGCGCTGGCTCCGTTGTCGGACAAAAAGAGGATGAGCGTATGATCCAGGGCGCGCATTGCGCGGATTTGTTCGATGACGCGACCAATTTCTTGGTCCATCCGGTCCACCATCGCCGCATGCACCGCCATTTTATCGGCTTGAAAGGAGCGTTGCTGGTCGGAAAGCTCATCCCAGACAAGCGGTTTGTTCAGCTCGTGCGGACCTAATTGTTCATGTAGCTTGGGAAAGGGGCTAGGCGGGCCAAGTTCACGCTCGATCGGGACCAGCGAGGTGCCGGCGATTTTTAGCGGGCGTAATCGTGCCCAACGTGCTTCCCGTAATTTATCCCAGCCCCCGAGATAAGTCGCATTATATCGGGCAATATCCGCTGCCGGAGCATGCAGGGGAAAATGTGGTGAAGTAAAAGCCAGGAATTGAAAAAATGGACGCTGGGGATGATTTTCGGCATGTTCGCGCAGGCATTTGATCGCATGGTCGGCGATTGCCGTGCTGGAGTAGTAACCACTGTCGGGAGGGACGGCGGGCAACGGCTGGTCGTCCTCGGTATGCTCGCGCGGGGCAAAATGGCGATTATGATCCTCCAGGCTATATGAGCGGTCAAAACCATTGGCCAGCGGTTTGCCATCAATATGCCATTTGCCCGAGTGGTAACTTTGATAGCCGTGGGGGCGAAGGAGTTCGGGTAAGAGCACCCCCCAGGCGGGACGCACGCCGCTTGTTCCGCTCGTGACGCCGGGCAACGTGTCTCGACGGACTTGCTGGGCATAGTAACCCGTCAAGATGGCGGCGCGAGTCGGCCAGCAGCGCGCGGTATTATAAAACTGGGTAAAGCGGAGCCCGTTTTTAGCCAGTGCGTCCAGATGCGGAGTGGCGATCTCTCCTCCATAACAACCAAGGTCGGAAAACCCCAGATCATCGGCCAGGATAAGCAAAATATTCGGGCGAGGGGCATCAACGCCGCTCGCTATAGTGGTGGAATGAGTTTTTTCTGGGAGATGATGTGTTTGCGGGTTTTGTGTTTGTGGATTTTGATTTTGCAGCGAGCGAGTTTGTGGATGGATTAGGTCCCCTGCTGGTTGAGCAGGAGCATGCTGCTCTTTGAAGTTTTCGCTGGCAGCGCGTTGGGTGGATTCTTCGGCGGAAAACAGGGGATTCACGCCACAACCAAAAAGCCAGCAAAGCAATACGCAGACACGGAAGGGGATGATTAAAATATGGTGCATGCGGGAATAGACTTGGCAAATGAAAAGACTGGCATTGATTAGCATAAGAACCTGGATGAGTGAAAAGATTCCTAAGATTATAAAGGAGATTATTGGCCTAAATCAAACATCAGAGTGGAAAAATACAGTTAGCACAAGCATTATGCATGGCTGCATACTTGGAAAGGCTGGATGTTGTCGGACTAAGTGAGCGCACTATAAAAACTGTCAAAGAATATTTCCTCTAACCAATATTACTCCGTCGGCCGCTCCCCCGTGATCTCGCTCAGCAGCCGAAAAAAGCCCCGTTTGCGGTCGCTGCTGATTTTCCAGTTGACCGGCACGCTTTGAAATCCCTCGTCATAACCCTCGTCCCGCATCCGGTAGTCAAAATAGCCCCAGGAGGCATATTCCGCCACCGCCGCGCGAAAGTTATTTTGCGGACGATCAAAATCAAAGTGGTCGTCTTCGTTAAACAGAATAGGCTTGGGCGTGTAGCCGGGCACCAATCGCGTTTGGCGAACCATTTCGCCAATCCGTTCCGGACGATCAACGCCGTTGCCATGCAACAGAATAAAATCCGCCGCCCCTACCACGTTTTCATCCGGGATGGTATTACCACCATAACTCGTGCTAACCAGCAACTTGAATCCTTTTTGTTTGGCACGCTCCCGGGCGCGAATCATTAGCTCGTGAACGCGTTGTGGCTGCAAAACTTTGTGGTCGTAACGCACATTGCATTCGTTATTAACCTCCAGCAGCACATGGGTGTAACCCTTGGCCAATAGCCAATCAACGGTCGCGTCAAGACCCGCCAGAACCGCTTGTTCATCGCGTAAGCGTTGATCTTGGCCAAAATAATACACGCCCAGGATAACCGCCATGCCCAACTCATCTGTTTGATCGAGGACTGATTCCAATCGTTTGAGATAATCGGGCCGCAACTCGCCTGTTTCGGTGAATGCGGAATTATGCCAGGGTTGGTCGCGGGAGTAACCCTGGGGGCTGCCCCCTTGCAAATTCAGGGTGATGGCTAGCAGGCCATGCCGGCGCCAACTGGGCAACGCGGCGAGGAACTCGCGGGTGTTGCGATCGGCATTCCAAGTGCCAGTGTCGCTGTAGGCCCAGCGCGAAGCGGTCCGGGGATTGAGATCGTCAAAGGTCGCTTGCACCATGCGGCTGTTAAAGAGCAGCCCTTCGATCTTGTGGCCGTTCCACTCACGGCCTAGATATGTAGGTTGGCCGTTGATCGTGAATTTCTCGCCATCGATCCCCACGACGGTCTTACGCTGCGGAGGAGCGGCGGCAAGAGTGTTTACGGCACTACAAGCGAGCACGATCACGATAAACAAACTCCGCCACATGGGACACCTATGGGTTTAAATCCAGGATCAATCCAAGAACGTGTGTTATAAAATTGCCAGTTGCGACCTAGCTATCTGTTGCGCACATATTTCCCGCTGGATGCGCTTCCGCAAATCGAAGTTATCTGAGTATGGATATACAAAAATTACTGAGCAGATGAAAACTATTTCTGCTGAATAAAAAAATATATTTCACAGTGCTAATTGAACACCTATGCTTCCGGCTGCAAGCGCGACTAGGATCGCCACCCAAAAAGAGAAGTTGACAAAATAGCGTTCGGGTAGTTGATGAGGAGTGAGTCCCTTGCAGAATTGGCGAAATTGCTCCGCGGCGATGCCAATCACAGCCGCACCCAAAAAGACCAGGAAGATGCCAATAGCGGCGGAAACGCTGTGCGACGTACGCTCTTGGGCCAGCGGTTCATTCGCGACCGCGGATAGAAACAGCCGATAGCGGGCAAAGACAAATCCCAAGCCAATTAGTGCCAGCCCCGTTCGCAGCCAGGCGAGTAGCGTGCGCTCGGCGGCAAAAAAGACGCGGGGGTCGTGTGGTTCAGGCATGGGATATGGGAAAAAATTACAAAACATTTACGGCAATTATGTGGTCATGTCCCTTACCGACAATAGTTTATGCAGTAGCCACGCCATGGCGAGACCGCACAATGCCCCCGCGCCGCCAAAAACGTGTGCCCAAACTCCCTGGGCGAATGTCATTTTATCATTCGTCAATATCACACTCACATATATCGCCACCACGATGCCAAAAAAGAAATAACCCGCTACCGCTAGCAACGCGGCTAGCAATAACCATCCCAAGGATTTCAGTGACATGTCGGAATTCCTGTAGGAAAACATACCCCCTCATTCGCAATGTTGGACAGGATAAAGCATCGTTAATGAGTTTGCATTACTGTCGTTATCGATTTAGGTTAGCAATCGGGGGCTAATGAATTAAACCTCCCTTTATGGCCGAGAGTTTCAGCACAGGAGATTTTAATGCCGGGAATCCTTTGATATGACTCTCTTACACGTTTGTGTGGGAGAGCGAACGTCAAATTCCGCGATAAAGGGATCGCATGTACTATCGAATCACGCCGCGGCGGGGGTGATCGGCTCGATACTGGTCACGTGCAACAGCGAGCAAATCTTGAACGATGCCGGCACATCGTAGCGCGATTCGCCAACACCGACCAGGATATCTGTCCTGGTCAAAAGCGCCATCTCAGGATGTCGCACTTCGTATTTTTCTCCGCTCGACATGATTAGCCGAAAGGGTTGAAATGGTTGCTTTTTTAGCATGTCGCGAAATGTTTGTACGGTCATCTTTGGGCTCCCATAATCTGAAATGTATTATTAACTATTTTACCGCATGTTTTTCCACGGTTCAATTTGTTTACGCGCCAGATAGAAATCTCGCGGAATACTAAGTTTGCGCATACCGCGGAAAATCCGTATACCCCGCCGCCCCCGGCTTGTACCAATCACTCACTTCCGCGGGAGGGCTAAGTGGCCACCCCTGGGCGATTCGCTCGACCAGATCGGGATTGCTGATAAACGGCCGTCCAAAGGCGATAAGGTCGGCGTCGCCCGCCGCAACCCGCGCTTCGGCCTCCTCCACTGTATACCCGCAGTTCCCCATCAGCGGCCCCTGAAATAGAGTGCGAAATTCGGCCAGTGTGACCGGCGTTCCCAAATTGTGAAAGCCAAATCCCAGGCCATCCATCACGTGCAAATAAGCCAAGCCAAAGGTGTTTAACTGGCCGGAGACGTATAAAAACTGTTCGCGGTAATCAGGCGAACCCATATCGTTAAAGACCCCGTTCGGCGATAATCGCACGCCCACGCGATTGGCAGGCCAGACCGCCGTCACCGCCTGAACCACTTCCCGCAAGAAGCGGAAACGCTTTTCGATTGTGCCACCGTAGTCGTCTGTCCGTTGATTGGTTTTAGACTGGAGGAACGAATCGATCAAATAGCCATTTGCGCCGTGGATTTCGACGCCGTCAAACCCGGCGGTTTTGGCATTCGCGGCGGCCAACTGATAATCGTTTACCGTCCGGGCAATTTCAGCGATAGTTAAAGCGCGCGGCGTTTCATACGGTTGCTTGCCAATGGGCGTGTGAATATATTCGCCATTCAATTTTACCGCTGAAGGGGCCGCCGGCAGCGAACCATCCGCGTGAAAGCTGCTATGCGACGCCCGTCCACAGTGCCAGAGTTGGCAAAAGATTTTACCCCCCGCGGCATGCACGCGGTCGGTGACCATCTTCCAGCAAGCCGTCATTTCGGGTGTATATATCGCTGCATTTTCATTCCAACCGTTCGCCTCGTCCGAGATCGTCGTCCCCTCGCTGATAATGAGACCCGCGCTGGCGCGTTGGCTGTAATACTCGGCCATCAATTCATTGGGGATGCGGGACTTTCCCGCCCGCGCGCGGGTCATGGGGGCCATGACAATGCGGTTTTTAAGGGGCAGATCACGCAGGGTAAAGGGAGTCAGCAGGGAGGAAATTGACATGGAAATCCTAAGAAAAAGTGATTTAGAGTTAAGATATATGTCAGCTTAACGATGGGTTATTAATGCGTCTATCCCTGTTGGTTCATTGACTAACTGGCAAGAAAATTAGCCATTGAAAACGAGGCGCTTTTAGATTGTGCCCCCAGAGGAAA comes from Pirellulales bacterium and encodes:
- the eda gene encoding bifunctional 4-hydroxy-2-oxoglutarate aldolase/2-dehydro-3-deoxy-phosphogluconate aldolase, translated to MSADLTRLLNSGIVAVIRTDSPDKVLATTEALLAGGVEAVEVTFTVPAAHRVLEEVREQLGDRVLLGAGTVLDAETARVAILSGARFIVSPCVNLATIELCRRYGVLVLPGALTPTEVLTAWQAGADIVKIFPSELTGPAYLKALRGPLPQVRLMPTGGVNLQTAGEFLRAGACALGIGGSLVDPRAMAEGNYAQITALARRYVEIFREFCA
- a CDS encoding magnesium transporter, with translation MDANHPELDSPVTAHMRVRFASLTAGENVGQALNRLRAEPPSERILYLYVLDDQRRIVGVIPVRRLLTSSLETPLTAIMVQPVIAIPDTATLLEACEFFLLHRLLAFPIINDQKQMVGLVDVELFAAELNDLEERSRTDDLFQLIGVQVSAARGNSAWAGYLARFPWLICNIVGGLLAAVVSWLFAADLERTVALALFVPVVLALAESVSVQSVSLALQLVPAAGWDWQKFWDALRKEFLTGGLLGISSGACVGLAALAWLGHGPLAILLLMTIAGSMTFAAWWGYTLPTLIRMLDRDPNIASGPIVLASADLFTLVLYFSLARWWL
- a CDS encoding SHD1 domain-containing protein, translating into MPLFSLPTHSFARKSGKLLTIACTCICWLLYARLGLLIAAEERTWSDTTGKFKVQGTYVKQEAGFVHLKTSAGKELKIPLAKLSPADKEYLSTLTEENPFQSVDEPSVANDSSATPATTDASSVAPSASVRTGAPKWFGLKEISLRSESDQWQLTVKPVDVPPASSKPKAINTTPKKDEFFERVNNFVVSTKSQRGMLGYVNDPPGGKGPVTRLLLLDLAASKPLGEGYNTGNWQLLALSPDGQQVLMSGKPGDQHNRELPFLLETWNLGAKGVERTNSWPSGENKDDWNAEVKWGAYVGADRVLTGGGWGRVVLWDLKTMQPLWQIKDLRGGKPAISPDQRYIAVAQDAFLGIIDVVDEKVVARKKLEGQTVEALAFSQNGKQLAMLLTSGGANDGNDNSRLVLQIADLASGNILRETKLFPIHHQNKLLWTSDSHVLIGNTLCVDAVKQAALWEYNGAEQTVFCNGSVWTWLKEHQTQGVVPVQIPHPAAKEAAANYKPPPVEYWLQPGASVGLNVQGIGDAETIAQAEERFTKQLTGYGYTIDPSAACQITCVIEAGKTEEVTYRSFGFGGSETYSFTPQISKITYTLDGNTIWQSAAASGYPPGGIVHLKQDQTIADLLREREQPNYKFFTLATLPKVVTKPLGRPDLGRSQITSGGLR
- a CDS encoding arylsulfatase, with protein sequence MLILADDLGFSDLGCYGGEIATPHLDALAKNGLRFTQFYNTARCWPTRAAILTGYYAQQVRRDTLPGVTSGTSGVRPAWGVLLPELLRPHGYQSYHSGKWHIDGKPLANGFDRSYSLEDHNRHFAPREHTEDDQPLPAVPPDSGYYSSTAIADHAIKCLREHAENHPQRPFFQFLAFTSPHFPLHAPAADIARYNATYLGGWDKLREARWARLRPLKIAGTSLVPIERELGPPSPFPKLHEQLGPHELNKPLVWDELSDQQRSFQADKMAVHAAMVDRMDQEIGRVIEQIRAMRALDHTLILFLSDNGASAEILVRGDGHDPHAACGTGATFLCLGPGWSSLANTPFRRHKSWVHEGGIATPLIVHWPRGISARGELRHAVGHVIDVVPTLLATAGISPPNMIHNQKVPVPPGSSLLPVFEKDAPIPRECLWWFHQNNRALRVRDWKIVSAGKNGPWELYDLGTDRGEERNLAKEQPERVKEMANLWEAKLAEFMQLAQEK
- a CDS encoding DUF202 domain-containing protein; this translates as MPEPHDPRVFFAAERTLLAWLRTGLALIGLGFVFARYRLFLSAVANEPLAQERTSHSVSAAIGIFLVFLGAAVIGIAAEQFRQFCKGLTPHQLPERYFVNFSFWVAILVALAAGSIGVQLAL
- a CDS encoding alkene reductase, with product MSISSLLTPFTLRDLPLKNRIVMAPMTRARAGKSRIPNELMAEYYSQRASAGLIISEGTTISDEANGWNENAAIYTPEMTACWKMVTDRVHAAGGKIFCQLWHCGRASHSSFHADGSLPAAPSAVKLNGEYIHTPIGKQPYETPRALTIAEIARTVNDYQLAAANAKTAGFDGVEIHGANGYLIDSFLQSKTNQRTDDYGGTIEKRFRFLREVVQAVTAVWPANRVGVRLSPNGVFNDMGSPDYREQFLYVSGQLNTFGLAYLHVMDGLGFGFHNLGTPVTLAEFRTLFQGPLMGNCGYTVEEAEARVAAGDADLIAFGRPFISNPDLVERIAQGWPLSPPAEVSDWYKPGAAGYTDFPRYAQT